A window of the Hevea brasiliensis isolate MT/VB/25A 57/8 chromosome 6, ASM3005281v1, whole genome shotgun sequence genome harbors these coding sequences:
- the LOC110644489 gene encoding uncharacterized protein LOC110644489 — protein MRAPSLLAQCLLGLVPQDRASHCIANVSDRDMHLPSPAVEILPSKMAHPYKYAGENVELQGLNVFKGKVSVADIIGFTGSETISSKSDGSMKYWDSSIDLVNVLKHEIRDGQLSFRGKRVLELGCGYGLPGIFACLKGACTVHFQDLNAETIRCTTIPNVLANLEQARDRQSRQPESPLTPSRYPLSPSVHFYAGDWEELPTVLSIVRNDAFEVTTGMSQSLSEEDFMDGCSSQDGSIIGQKHSDL, from the exons ATGCGTGCACCATCATTGCTTGCACAGTGCTTACTTGGCTTGGTGCCTCAAGACCGAGCAAGTCACTGCATCGCCAATGTTTCGGATAGAGATATGCATCTCCCTTCTCCTGCAGTTGAGATTCTCCCTTCAAAG ATGGCGCACCCTTATAAGTATGCTGGGGAGAATGTAGAATTGCAAGGGCTTAATGTGTTCAAG GGAAAAGTTAGTGTTGCTGATATTATCGGGTTCACTGGTTCTGAAACTATATCCTCAAAATCTGATG GGTCTATGAAATATTGGGACAGCTCTATTGATCTTGTAAATGTCCTTAAGCATGAGATTCGTGATGGACAACTGAGCTTTAGAGGCAAGAGGGTACTTGAG CTTGGTTGTGGCTATGGACTTCCAGGGATTTTCGCTTGCCTCAAG GGAGCTTGCACAGTACACTTTCAAGACCTGAATGCAGAAACCATAAGGTGCACAACTATACCAAATGTCCTTGCTAATCTTGAGCAAGCTAGGGACAGGCAGAGCCGACAGCCAGAGAGCCCTCTTACTCCATCAAGATATCCTCTTTCCCCATCAGTGCATTTCTATGCTGGGGACTGGGAAGAACTTCCAACAGTCTTGTCTATTGTGAGGAATGATGCCTTCGAAGTGACAACAGGGATGAGCCAGAGCTTGTCCGAGGAGGATTTCATGGATGGGTGTAGTAGCCAAGATGGTAGCATCATAGGTCAGAAACACTCAG ATCTTTGA
- the LOC110653144 gene encoding uncharacterized protein LOC110653144, with protein sequence MEEDIDLYKQLGKGSCYGDDECMWLSSVVSSPSSLLEDYRSSTSMHVFVDDKLLISWLSRLENSFLYLDKGIVLFDDPRVNVNPEEEESCLTALQRTILVTEDTLKDDLMEEKQLTSLLKSCRNATSDSTMNNLESSRSSFEQFCEDSLSCNNFLIPCSTVFDFPSSCSQISDSEKTSFLVSLVNLDGEDSQWISSDTELELDYFQTGFPSPSCKSCEVSLPSSNVSTPSEVKDEQPRYCALLEHTFSDQEVDLEDFDTDEPLFWPSQWKQDWNCEDTWKCFSMSPRKCMTKPGSLQETSSKLVKSKFQVTKMDTKEGCRKRLEFSKGSTASTLLEWKQRSKNNCIKKINSAPSGLRKSNKISMKIVPMEMENDLKERKDREVPIPQSNCSDRDFLEDDITKNGELPIETLLGLGEFDGHEGVDSEFNEDTFSLDESL encoded by the coding sequence ATGGAAGAAGACATTGATCTTTATAAACAGCTTGGTAAGGGTAGTTGCTATGGTGATGACGAGTGTATGTGGCTCTCTTCAGTTGTTTCTTCTCCTTCATCACTTCTTGAAGACTACAGATCTTCTACTTCAATGCATGTTTTTGTTGATGACAAATTGTTGATTTCATGGTTGTCAAGATTGGAAAACTCTTTTCTTTATCTAGATAAAGGAATTGTCCTTTTTGATGATCCAAGAGTAAATGTAAATCCTGAGGAGGAGGAATCATGTTTAACTGCTCTTCAGCGGACAATTCTGGTCACAGAAGATACTTTGAAGGACGATTTAATGGAAGAAAAGCAATTGACTTCACTATTGAAATCATGCAGGAATGCTACATCAGATTCCACCATGAACAATTTAGAGAGTTCCAGGTCTTCTTTTGAGCAGTTCTGTGAGGACTCATTAAGTTGCAACAACTTTTTGATACCTTGTAGCACCGTCTTTGATTTTCCTTCTTCTTGCTCTCAGATATCAGATTCTGAGAAGACAAGTTTCTTGGTATCTTTAGTGAATCTTGATGGTGAAGATTCCCAATGGATTTCATCAGATACAGAATTGGAGTTAGATTACTTCCAAACAGGTTTTCCTAGCCCATCTTGCAAGAGTTGTGAGGTGTCATTACCCAGTTCCAATGTTTCGACACCTAGTGAAGTGAAAGATGAACAACCACGCTACTGTGCATTATTGGAGCATACCTTTTCAGATCAGGAAGTAGATTTGGAAGATTTCGATACAGATGAACCTCTTTTCTGGCCTTCCCAGTGGAAACAAGATTGGAATTGTGAGGATACTTGGAAATGCTTTTCAATGTCTCCTCGTAAGTGTATGACAAAGCCTGGATCTCTTCAAGAGACCTCTTCTAAATTAGTTAAATCAAAATTCCAAGTCACAAAAATGGATACCAAAGAGGGCTGTAGGAAAAGACTTGAGTTCAGCAAAGGTTCAACAGCGTCAACTTTATTGGAATGGAAACAAAGAAGCAAAAACAACTGTATCAAGAAAATCAACTCTGCCCCTTCAGGATTGAGAAAATCAAACAAAATTTCAATGAAAATAGTACCTATGGAAATGGAAAATGATCTGAAAGAGAGAAAAGATAGAGAAGTTCCTATCCCACAATCAAATTGTTCAGATAGAGATTTCTTGGAGGATGATATCACAAAAAATGGAGAACTTCCAATTGAGACGCTATTAGGACTTGGCGAGTTTGACGGGCATGAAGGGGTAGATTCAGAATTCAATGAAGATACTTTCTCACTGGATGAATCTCTGTGA